TTCAGTAGGTGTTTGGATACCTACTGAAAAGGAACCAAAACCGCATTCATCTAACCGCCTGTAGAGGTAGGAGTCTTCTGCTGAATGAAGATAAAAAAACTCTGAGTGGCTCACAACCACTCAGAGTTTTTACAATTCATTCAAAATATCTTCAACAAATGTCCATTCCTCATTAGTTTCAATTGGTAATAATTCTTCTATTGAACCGTCATTACCAGATAAATATTGCGCCGCAAAAATATCTCGTTCCTCAATAGGTTCGTCCGTTACAGGTACATATAAAACATAGGACTTTCTAAATTGTTCGGATGAAAATGTATGAATAACCTCACAGACTTGATCTATTCCATCCTCATCCGTAACGGTAATTAACTGTGGCTCCTCCTGAAATTCGTCCAGAAGTGTTAGCACGACCTCATTAATCATTTCCCATTCTGCCTCAGTTTCAACAGGCATTAAATTGGTCATTTCTCCGTTGTTATCATCGTACTCAAATGTCATAGCAGAAATATCCCCTGGAATTTCATTACCCACTTCGTCAATTAACGAAAATAGTACATATGATTTTTCCTCTGCATCAAAGGTAAAAACGACCCTGCATTTTTGTTCCTTGCCATCTTCACCAATAATCATAAATTCTTGTGTTTCTTCATTCATTCAAATTCCTCCTTTTTGTTTTTTTGAGAGATAGGGGTCATTCAGTTGTATGGTAAAGTTAGGCTTGTTGGTAATATTCCTTTCGATCACGTTTAAATCACTGTTGAGTGACTCCTTACTCTTACAACCGATTTGTCACTTCTAACGGTTTAAGCGGCTCCTCACTCTCTTCCTTTCACAGC
This genomic stretch from Lysinibacillus pakistanensis harbors:
- a CDS encoding DUF1292 domain-containing protein encodes the protein MNEETQEFMIIGEDGKEQKCRVVFTFDAEEKSYVLFSLIDEVGNEIPGDISAMTFEYDDNNGEMTNLMPVETEAEWEMINEVVLTLLDEFQEEPQLITVTDEDGIDQVCEVIHTFSSEQFRKSYVLYVPVTDEPIEERDIFAAQYLSGNDGSIEELLPIETNEEWTFVEDILNEL